The following are from one region of the Coffea eugenioides isolate CCC68of chromosome 2, Ceug_1.0, whole genome shotgun sequence genome:
- the LOC113754289 gene encoding probable ADP-ribosylation factor GTPase-activating protein AGD11 — protein sequence MSVEQGNTNRNDVSGFCLSDLLQMETSPSYSCLSNERHNLSSSPQRRLESLLVERGNRFCADCGSPEPKWVSFNFGAFICIKCSGVHRSLGVHITKVLSVKLDEWTNEQVDTLISMGGNTAVNLKYEALLPENYKKPKLDSSIEERSDFIRRKYELQQFSNCDELMYCTLPSPSSSYCNSVSCNYTLEKRQYEKQTTSNRIHGLGQAFRNSWRRSSEQRSTKKSNSMAGMVEFIGLIKVNVVRGTNLAIRDMVTSDPYVILSLGNQSVKTRVIKNNLNPVWNEKLMLSIPENVPPLKLLVYDKDTFTTDDFMGEAEIDIQPLVSAAKAFESSILHEPMQLGKWKASRENTLVRDGIISLDEGKVKQEIALKLQNVERGVLEIELECVPLTQ from the exons GTTTCTGCCTCTCTGACCTACTACAAATGGAAACCTCTCCAAGTTATAGTTGCTTGTCAAACGAAAGACACAATCTTTCTTCTA GTCCTCAAAGAAGATTGGAAAGTCTACTAGTTGAACGAGGCAATAGATTTTGTGCAGATTGTGGATCACCTGAACCAAAATGGGT ATCATTCAATTTTGGAGCTTTTATATGTATCAAGTGTTCTGGAGTTCACAGAAGTCTGGGGGTGCATATCACAAAG GTTTTATCTGTGAAACTTGATGAATGGACAAATGAGCAAGTTGATACTTTGATTAGTATGGGCGGAAATACTGCTGTAAACTTGAAATATGAAGCTCTTCTtccagaaaactacaaaaaaccaaaactagaTTCATCCATTGAAGAACGCTCTGATTTTATTAG GAGAAAATATGAGTTACAACAGTTTTCTAATTGTGATGAGCTGATGTATTGCACCTTGCCATCGCCATCCTCATCCTATTGCAATTCCGTAAGTTGTAATTACACTTTAGAGAAAAGACAATATGAGAAGCAAACAACCAGTAACCGTATCCATGGTTTGGGTCAAGCATTCCGTAATAGTTGGAGAAGAAGTTCCGAACAAAGATCCACAAAGAAGAGTAACTCAATG GCAGGTATGGTCGAATTTATAGGACTAATAAAGGTAAATGTGGTTAGAGGCACGAACCTGGCTATTCGAGATATGGTGACGAGTGATCCTTATGTCATCCTCTCACTAGGGAATCAA TCAGTAAAGACACGGGTTATAAAGAATAACCTGAATCCAGTATGGAATGAAAAGCTAATGTTGTCAATTCCAGAAAATGTTCCTCCTCTGAAATTG CTTGTATATGACAAGGATACATTTACAACGGATGACTTTATGGGTGAAGCTGAGATCGACATTCAACCTCTAGTCTCTGCTGCCAAAGCCTTTGAGTCTTCCATACTTCATGAGCCTATGCAACTCGGAAAGTGGAAAGCAAGTAGAGAGAACACCCTTGTAAGAGATGGTATTATTTCCTTAGATGAAGGTAAGGTGAAGCAAGAAATAGCACTTAAGCTCCAAAATGTTGAAAGAGGAGTGTTGGAAATTGAACTTGAATGTGTTCCTCTTACTCAATAG